The Flavobacterium psychrotrophum region TTATAATGCGGATTATGGCTGATAATATTGTAGGCAGTATCAATTTCCTTATCCAGATTTTTTAATGCCTGTAAGCTTTTAGAGGCATAATATTCAAAAGCATCTTCAATGTCTGATGTAGCTTTAAGCGATAATATAACTTTATAAGCCATACTTTTCCCTTAAACGTTTTTGCATTTCCTCAACAGGTATAAAGTCTGATATATTTTCGGTAGCTAAACGTTCATCAAGTATGGCTTTTGCGCTTTCAGATAATTCATAATCATTTTCTGCTTCAGCAATATCAGAGTGGCGTGCCTTAATTTCATTCCATTCTTCTATTGGGATGACTACTGCTGTAGTATTGCCTTCGTTGTCTGATATATATTGAAGTTTCATAGCTCAAAAGTATTTACCCAAATATAATAAATATATGTTTTCAATTTATTCAAATCAATTCTTAACGGGTATTGGTACTCAATATCTTTTTATCAATATAAAAAGTGCCGAACGGAATTACACAAGCCAATAATACTTTCCAGGTAGTTTCTTTAAATTTCCAGCCTTCAGAGATGCCAACACTAAGGGTGTTTACTATAAAGAGTAGGAAAAGTGAGCCATGTATGGGCCCGAGAGATTTTACCATAGTGGCATCGTTTAAAATGTATTTAAGCGGCATGGCAATAAAAAACAATGCCAGTAGCGATATTCCTTCTAAAAAGCCAATGATGCGAAGACGGCCAATATTTGTTGTAAATAGTTTTTTCATGATTAAAAGCGTATTAATGGGCGGTGGGCAAGAGGGGAGAAAGGCCACGGAATAGCTATAAATATTACTATGGCAGCAATGCTGAAATATGTCAGCATGGTTTTAAACTTTTCACTATCTGTAGTTTTTCGTTTTGCCTTTGCAGAACCAATGGTTAGTATTACTATTGAGGCTAACATAAGCAGGATGTGAATGAGTCCAAAGAAAACAGGTTCTCCCTGCATATCTCCTACACCTGAATTAAAGTATTTTACCATTGGGCTTTGAGAATACAGCACTATGCCTATGAGTAATTGTGTATGGGCAATGGTAGCCGTCCAGTGACGCAGGGCATTATCTGTTTTTGTAAAAGAAAGCAGCTTGCGGTAACCCTGCCATGCCCTATAAATACTGTAAGCCAAGCTTAATACCACAGCCCAACGTAAAAAAGAATGGACAATTAAAAGCGATTGATACATAATAAAATTCGTTATTGATTTGATGATGGGTCAAAGATAAATCAAAAACATACTAATTAGTATGTTTTTGATGAAAAAAATATTAAAGCGTGTTGAGGTGTATTTTAAACTGCTCTAAAAAAGGCGTATAGCAAGAGCTTCCATAAATTTTACCAAGGTTACGAATGCCACCATAGCCGCTCATAATGTAAAGTGCTGCATTTTCGGGGTTGGTTTCCGGTTTTATGAGGCCTATTGCTTTACCTTTTTCAATGCAACTTATAATGGCCTTTTTCCAATTATCGCTTAGGTGCAGGAGTGCTTTAGCAAAAGCAGCATCCTGTCCGGCCATTTCTTCAATAAGATTAATAGCAGGGCAGCCATATTTTACCACAAAAAAAGTATTTTCCAGCAGTAAGCCATGCATCATTTTATAAAGTTCGGCAGCAGGGTCTTCGGCGGCGGCAAGAGGTTGGGTAAGTGCTTCGATCATGCCGGGGTACATTACCTCGTTAATCATAGCCAGGCCCATTTCGTCCTTATTTTTAAAATGGTAAAAAAAAGCGCCTTTAGTTACCTGGGTGGTAGCAATAATCTCATCTACGCTGGTATTACGGTATCCGTTTTGGTACACCAGGGTAAAAGCTTTTTGTAGAATGTTAAGGCGGGTAGCGGCAGCTTTAGATGACATAAACTCTTTTTACAAAGATAAGGATATCATCGGATTTTACATGTCTGAGGTTTTGCACGCCGATATAAAATGAATAGGCTATAATTTCTTAATGTCTGCTTCGAGTGCTTTAAGATCAGACGGTGCTGCGGCATACTTTACTGCCATTTCGCCTTTATCGTTCACTAAAAAGTACCACGGCAAAGCCAACCCACCACTATCGCTGAATGTATTTGATAAGTTTTTATACAAAGTTTTGTTTACACGAATATGGTAACCTATAAGTCCATAATGGCCAATCATTTTTTTCCATCCTTCATTGCGAGATTCGTCATCAACTGAAATGTATAATACGGCTATGTCATTTTTAGCCAGTAATTTATAAAGATCATCTTTGTATTTAAATTCTTCACGGCATGAATGGCACCAGGTAGCCCAAACATCTACGTATAATTTTTTGCCGGATGTTTTTTTAAACATCTCCTCTAACGAATTTATTTTTTCATAACCATTTACGTAAGAAGCACCGTTTGGTAATGCCTCATTTCTTGCGAAAAAAGAAATAAGGGGTTGCATTTCAGGCTCAAGATATTTAGTGTAAGTGCTTTTTGGATAATATTTCTTAAACTCATAATAATCATCAAGGGCATATTTTTCTAAGCGTCCTTCATTTACATTATAATGTTGTACAAGGGCAAGATAGTACTCTGCTTTTTGCGCGGGAATATAAAGCAGGCGCCTATTTCTTCTTTGTTCTGTGGTTTCTGTATCGTTTACTGCAATTTTTTTACCGTCAAATCCTGCT contains the following coding sequences:
- a CDS encoding TlpA family protein disulfide reductase, which produces MKADIVELKAAKPKNLSESDFETLVREREYFYATSMGIALYSKYVNAQYDITSSVPETFNTLWKELFDKNPADKAFIKKLPFSYWFLIQYEFFNTYQAAGFDGKKIAVNDTETTEQRRNRRLLYIPAQKAEYYLALVQHYNVNEGRLEKYALDDYYEFKKYYPKSTYTKYLEPEMQPLISFFARNEALPNGASYVNGYEKINSLEEMFKKTSGKKLYVDVWATWCHSCREEFKYKDDLYKLLAKNDIAVLYISVDDESRNEGWKKMIGHYGLIGYHIRVNKTLYKNLSNTFSDSGGLALPWYFLVNDKGEMAVKYAAAPSDLKALEADIKKL
- a CDS encoding type II toxin-antitoxin system RelE/ParE family toxin — its product is MAYKVILSLKATSDIEDAFEYYASKSLQALKNLDKEIDTAYNIISHNPHYKIKYKNVVGFPLKKFPYLLLYTIDELEETVLIYAVFNTHLNPSKYPKS
- a CDS encoding addiction module component CHP02574 family protein; this translates as MKLQYISDNEGNTTAVVIPIEEWNEIKARHSDIAEAENDYELSESAKAILDERLATENISDFIPVEEMQKRLREKYGL
- a CDS encoding DUF3817 domain-containing protein, whose amino-acid sequence is MKKLFTTNIGRLRIIGFLEGISLLALFFIAMPLKYILNDATMVKSLGPIHGSLFLLFIVNTLSVGISEGWKFKETTWKVLLACVIPFGTFYIDKKILSTNTR
- a CDS encoding TetR/AcrR family transcriptional regulator, with translation MSSKAAATRLNILQKAFTLVYQNGYRNTSVDEIIATTQVTKGAFFYHFKNKDEMGLAMINEVMYPGMIEALTQPLAAAEDPAAELYKMMHGLLLENTFFVVKYGCPAINLIEEMAGQDAAFAKALLHLSDNWKKAIISCIEKGKAIGLIKPETNPENAALYIMSGYGGIRNLGKIYGSSCYTPFLEQFKIHLNTL